The genomic window AGTGGCAAATGCATAAACTGGCCAGGCTCGTGCGTGTTGCCGTTGGCTTGCATCGCCTGCTGCTTGGCCCTAAGAAGAGCACGCTCTGCCTGGGCAGCCTGCTGAGCTTTGGATTTGTGACTTTTGGGCGCCGGCTTCAGCTCGGGCAATCGAACGGGACCGGTAGGGCTAATCGATCCCGACAGCAAGCTCGAGTCATGATTCGACATTCTTTTCTGCGCCTGGAGCTGCTTGCGCTCCTGGAGCTTGGTGTCGAAGCGCAGGTGGGCCGGTACGCGCGTGTCGATGTGGTATTTCTCGGCGACCTCGTCCTTGACCAGCCAAGGTGCCCCATTCCAAGCTTCTCTCGTGACTGTCTTCTTGATGTACTGGCGCAGTACCTGCTTTGTGAAGATTTTGCGATCCCGAAATATATGCGCATCGTCGACgaccgcctcctcggcaggCGACATGGTCAGACTGACAAAGTAGGTCGCAAAGGGTTTTGACAATGTCCCGTCGGGAAGCATTTTGCCACCAAAACGGGTCTTGTCCCTGACAATACCAGCGAGCTTCTCGGTGTGGCCTATAACTTCCACCAACACGGCCTCGCCGGGATAATAGTCGTTTTTGAACTCGTCGTATATCTGATCGACGAGCGTATCGATCCGAGAAACTGTCGAAAATTGGACGCGTCGGAGAACGGGGCCCTTGAGAGCTTCGGGGAAGATATCATCGACCTCAGCGGCATTAGCGAGCTAGGCAGGGCAAGAACCCTCGTTAGTATTTTGCCGggatgaaggaggaagaagccgGACCAAGCCTACCTCGCTCTCGAGCGCATCAAAGAAACTCAACCCAGAGTGACCGGTTATAGTACAGATGAAGCGTTTCTGCAAGAGTGTGAGTATAACTAGTCACGCAGACAGAGCTACTCGAgagtggaaaagggggggtgcCATACTTGCTTATAAAAGTCCATCCTGAAACACAATGTTAGCATTTTGAAAGTCAGAGGAGTCAGAGACAAGCAGTGGACGTGGTTGACATACCGGTTCAGATAGTCTTCATAGGTGGTAAAGACCTCGCCGGTCTGAGGGATGTGCCATACCTAGTAGCAAGAAAAAGTTAGAAACCAATTCAATTGACCAGGGGGTGAATTcaggagaaaggggggaggggggggggtggtagTAGACAcacctcctgctgctcatcatcaaTATCAGGCACGGGCAGAAACTGCACCGGCTTGCGCTTGAATTGCACCTGAACATTCACAGTGGTTAGTGGTGACATGGGGACCACGGCGGGCGAAAAGCTGCGGCCTACcatgccggcggcggcgagggggagaggtgcCGCGCTATGTAAGcctcaaacaaaaaaataTCGGCTGCAAGGCTGGGGTTCAGCCTCGTGGATTTGGAAGTTGTGACGGTCAGAGAGAAGTCAGGGTGAAGACGCGGTGAGGTAGATGATGGGGACGCGTTgagatgttgaagaagaggaggcggtgttGTGCGGTCTGGGGTCGCGATCCGTGGCGGGTTGGGTGGAGAGGTCAGGGTTCGCGGGCGGTGCGGGTGTTGTGTGCGGGTGCCCAGAGGAGAGGAGCTCGCCGAACGTACATGCAAGCAAGGCGGACGGGATTGTGACGGATCAAAAGGATGCTCTTCTCGAGCTGTCCCTGGGAGATATCTCTTGATGTTTGAGCGAGGCGCGGCGcggcggttgttgctggcgctGCAGGCAAGAGTTCGCAAGCCGTGGATTCGGGAAAAAGCTGGAGggcggtgggtgggtgggagagtGGGAAGTTGGAGGATAGAGGAAAAAGTTCaacaaggggaggagggcgcgCAGGTGATAGGTCCAGCGTGGTGCTGGTCTCCCGGACCCGCCAAGCAGGGACGGCATCCCATGGCTCCAGCTCCGACCCCCAAAAAgggctcctcctcgtccacaCCTCGACCCCCAGGAACCCTATCCTCCCGACAACCCGCCCGACCATGCAAGCTTTGCCCACGTTCTTGTACTCGCCATGCTCGCCGCGACGAGGGCTCTCGAGTGAGCTCTGAAACATCCGAATCCGACAGGGCATCAATTATTTATGTCCAGTAGACTGCTCGCCAAAATTTGTTTTCCAAGGGTAGGGGTCCGCTCTTCTTCCACGCCAGAGCCGAGCCAGCTCTCGAGGCCCCCCGGTAGACCACCGCCCGCGTCGACCGTTGGGCTCCGCCagtacctccccctccagtcCCCCGGCACTGCTATGGGATAACACACTGTGTTCTGCACCATTTTGCCACCCCAGAAACAGAGGGAAAAGCATCAATGTTGTATTTCTTTCAATCccgtgttgatgttgggagATGTTGCCCCTGAATCGGAATTTGGACGTTAAACATTGTATGTGCATGTGCTCGCTGTTTTTGGCAAGTACCAGTACCTCCGCTCTCGACACGTCCACTCAGCCATGTCAGCGCAATCAGCCCAGCATTACACCTGCTGCATCGGCCCTCGTCGCATCTGAGAGGAATCGTTGATGCATTCAGCATATTGTTTCCCCCCAGAATATGCAGAGGTGGCGTATCTGGTCTGCACCGTGTAAATGCTTGTACCGGTACTTTGTGACATCTTCTGCGGCGTGTTGCTCGCGGCAATCGCCGTGTGTAAGTCAATCTACAGGCAGATCATTTCTAtgacttctccttcttctctggtGAGTGGCATCGGAAAAGACTCCGGGGGACGGCTGCGCGGGTGCAGCGTGTGTCCAACTGATGCTTCCTGtttgcctcctcctccactggCTGTACCCCATCTGCAGGTGATGAGATTCTCGtgccctctctctctcctcttcaactGAGATTCAGTATCCAACAATGCCTGCCGcgtcccaccaccaccaccccggctTGTCCCAGCCCGTTTCTCCACACTGAGCAGGGTGTCAGCCTCACGTCGGCGAATCGTCGGCTACCGATAAACTGATAAGCCGCTACAGATCCGCTTATTCATCACAGGGGTTTCAACTTCATTTTGTTGTCGGATGTAAGGATGTGCTGAAATTGGAATTGCGCGTAAATGTATGTATCTCTATCTATGAGGTGAAGTAAACCACCAAAAAGCCCACCCAGCTTCCGACAACTCCTATAGCCGAGTACGAACTGGTGAACATGAGAGGGAGAAACTCGTAACTTCTGCCGAAAATGATCCCGTGCAGCAGCGAGCAGTACAGGATGAGCGGGATGCTCACTGTGATGTAGAGCGTGCTGAAGCGGTCAAACAAAAAGAACCTCGGCCGGGACGATGCAGGTGCGAGACGGTCGAATGCCATCAGGAACAGGATCAACCAGAAAATGGTGTATGCGGTCTTGATCGGGAACTCGGCCGGTGTGAACAAGAGCGGGAACAGTGAAACATGTCCCGCAACAGCCAGTGGCCGGAAGGCACCAAGATAGCGTCTGTCCCTGAGAGCAATGAGGCTGAATGGTATGATGACCAGGAGGATGGCTTTCTCGTGGACGTGCCATCCGAACAGGAAGGAAGCATAACCGCACAGCGTGACAGCTCCAATAAAGGTATCCCACGAGGGTTGACCAAACAGCCTCACAAGAGGAATGACCTGGAAGATCAAAGTCGAGGCGAAGCACACCTGTGGCGTGATGTCAGGAAGGACGGCAAACGCAGTGTCTCCGACCAAGCCACGGGTGACGCTTTGGAGCGCGCCGCTCTTGACCGACAAACCAATTCTGGGCGCGAGGACGATCAAGACTCGGTCCACAAACGAATAGATGGCCCACACGTTTGGCGCCCAGTAAGCATGGCATAGACCCCGAGAAAAGGGGAACAGCCGGCTCAAGATCTGGGGGATCTGCCCCTTGAGAGCGAACGGACCAAACGCCACCCCAAAGATGGCCGCAATTCCTCCGCCCAGCTTCACGCAGTTGAGAAACTGAATCCGGAATATCGACTTCGGAGAAAGGCAGTAGGCTCTGAGCAGGAAGACAAAGTATGCCGGCGCGAGGTAGAGGTAGATGTGCTTCATGCACAGCAGCGCCGCAAACAACAGGCCGCTCCACAGTAAGGTCGACTTCTTCCTAGCCAAAATCAGGGACCAAATGAGGATGCCGTACATGCACCCGTTGTACTGGAAGTGAATGTGATCGATAATAAGGAGACCTGGTGACAACAGGATAGAAAAGGCAGCCGCCTGGGCCGCGCGCTTCGATGTGCCATGGCTTGAGTCCACAAATCTAACCACAGTCAGCTTGCGCGCCTTGATAAACGCAACACGCAACAGGTATTTCTTACAATTGGAGAGCGTAGACCAAAAGAAGTTCCGTGATAATCACAGTGAGCCTCTGAAAGTATACCGTCTCCCAGCTAGCGTATTCGAGATTGCGCACCCTCAGCATGGCCGGGTCGGCCAGCTTCGCGACCTGTGACATGATCCATTCAAAGTATGCAAAGAACGGAGGGTAGTCGAGCGTCCATTCGGACGTCTTTTCGTAGTACCACTCCCATAATGGcaggctgttggtgatggcgagcCAGTTTCGGTGGACTTCGAAATCAGTCGATTTGCTAAAGAAACATCACGTCAGTTACCGATGCGCGTTGAGGGGCTAACGTTGTGACAGGAAGCTCACTATGCTGGGAACAACAAGATCTTGAATGCGGCAGCCACTACGGCGCATTGCGCAAGAGTAGGATAGATCTCTCCCATGGCGACATATCGGAGcgactctctctctcttgtctctctctctctctttctctctcaatTCCAGGGCGTCAATCACAATTGTGGACTTGGCCAAAAATGTTGACAAGGTGACGGCAACAGCTCTGGTGGGGCCGGCAACCTGCACAAATGTGGGTTTATGCACCAGCCACATCTCTCCTGCATTCAAACGGTTTAAGAATGCGGCGCCACCGTTTGAAGTGATGGAAACAAGCCACGAATTCCCCGCAGGAACAAACTGCGGAATCTAGCAAGGACCCCTGTTTCCAGTCTTGAACTTTTGGAGCATCAGGTTCCGGCTGCTGCAGGGGAACAGCTGGTCTTTTCGATTCGGGGCAGCCTCAGTGTCAGAACCTCCAACACCGGAGACAGATTTCTATTCTTGATATTTCTAGAGTCGTTCCAACAATTTCTACAGATATAGACTAGACCTCGGACTTCTCTCCTATCTAGTCCACTCTTCTGTCTAAATATTTTCTGTTTACATCCATTACAATTACCACGTTCTGTTTAAGCTTCCCACCGATCCGACCCTGGCCGTCCTTTTTGTATTTCTCCACACTGACCGACCCGACCACCCGCCTGTCCGCTGTAGAGCCAAAGTGTCCTTTTAACTGGTGACCACTGTTGAAATCAGCCGGCACCTTTCTCGTTGGTGGTACTTACTTTACTTGAACACACTACGTGAGACCTTCAATCCTCTTGTCGTCGACCCCATCTTGCGACCGAGCAGATAAGCCAGCCATATCGATCCAGGATGCGCTCGCCATCGAGCTTCGCCGTGCTCGCTGCGGCTTTGGCCCAGGCGCATGCGCAGTATCTTGTCAATGACCTCAGTTTTGGTTATGGCCCCAGGTGTGTTCTTTTGTGGGCGGGTTGGATTCTTGTGTTGTGCAGGTTCTGACGTGGTCGTGTTTCTCCGTCTTCAGAATAGCTCCCGAGGGGCAGCACCAGATCCCAAACTATGGAATGCAAGGCCGACCTGGTCTTCCGGAATTGCTCTCCAACAAAATCATCCTTACGCCAGTAGCCCCTGGTAACCAACGCGGTGCTGTCTGGTCTTCAAATCAGCTCAACCAGCAGAACTGGATCGCCGATGTCGAGTTTCGTGCGAACGGTCCGgagcggggtggtggtaacCTCAACATCTGGCTGGCAAGGGACGGTGCCCATGTGATCGGGACCGAGAGCATCTACACAGTCGGCAGGTTCGATGGTCTGGCTCTGGTGATCGACCAGCACAGCGGGTCTGGCGGTATGCTTCGCGGCTTCCTCAACGACGGCACCACCGACTATAGGTCCCAGCACAACGTAGACAGCCTGGCTTTTGGTCAGTGCAGCTTTGGTTACCGGAACCTCGGCCGTCCCACCCAGATCAAGATTCGGCAAACCGACCAGAAATTCAGCATCGAAGTTGCCGGGCGCCCATGCCTCGAGAGCGACAAGATCCGCCTTCCTCCCGGATACAACGTCGGTATCACTGCCGCCTCCGCCGATACGCCTGATTCCTTCGAGGTGTTCAAGCTTGTTGTTTTGACCGACGACAGCCATCATTATGGCGGTTCTGACAACACCCAGCACCACGACAGCTATGCATCCCATCAGGAGAACACCCACCAGCAAGACCAACAttaccagcagcaacaacagcaggaGGATcccaagaggaagatgaactTTGGCCGCGGAGGTCAGGCCAAGATCGAGGATCCCTATGACAACGTAATTCCCGACCAAGATGCGTCCACCATTTCCACTCAGCAAGCCCAGTTTGCCGATCTGCACAACCGTGTCCAGAGCATCAACCACCATttgtcctccatcttccgCACTCTTGGCCAGAACCACGGTGTCGGGGAGCAACGCCATGCCGAGCTCTCATCCATGATCAACGATGTCAAGAacttcctccaccgcctggACAAGCTTGACGTTCTGGAGCATCGTATGGGAGATGTCGAGCGCGAATTGAGATCTCTTCGGAGTGAGCTCAGCGGAAAGTTGAGGGAGAGCGAGAACGCCATCAAGTACCACGTCAGTGACAAGCATGAGGCGCTGCATGAGCATGTCAAGGAGCACGCCGGGACTGGACACACCAAGCTGATTTTGGTGATTATTCTGAGCCAGGCGGTGTTGGCCGGTGCATTTTACATGTAtaagaagaggaagagctcGCCAAAAAAGTACCTTTAGACCCTAAATTGATGAATGGGAGAATGGCGGAAGAATCTGGGCGGGGGGATGTATAAAACGGTTGCTTAAAGAAGAGAGGATACCTGGAAGAAAGGGATGGGATAACAGGGATATGATGGATgtgcctttttttcttcttctttagCTTGGCGTTAGATTGGGAAATGTTTGAGTTCATGATCTTTTTGGGTGTTACAAATCGAGAAGGTTTGAATCATACTACTACGATGGATGGTGTGTAGTGGTGCAATGAAGAGGGTTGTATTTGACAATCTTGGAAATGCCGTGAATGGTCAGAGAACCAAGTTTTGGATTGACGGGGGTGGGGTCCGAGCTCAATGGGGCAACTTCACGGCGGCATGTTGTTTACTTGCCTCTTGCATACAATCTTCGTCCGTCTTTGTTCTTTCATTTGTACAGCTCATGATCTCGCTGTCCGTGAGTATTGTATATACTCCCTAGCTGAGAGGGTAATTGGACGACTGGCTCTCTTATCTCCGGTATCCCCGCAGTATCTAACCATACGCTTACACTTCTGAAACTCGAGCTCACGCCCAGCGCTTGCTCACCCATCATACCTCGGGCCAGCTGATCAAGCTGAGGGGGTAGATGATGAACACTCTAAGATTGACCCTTCTGGGTCTGCTGTTAGGGACACAGGGAGTGAAGGGGTGGGATCATGTCAACCCTGCCGTGTTGAACAGGGTCATATCCGAGACTGAAACACCTGTGCTGGTTGCTTGTAAGTCACGCATGCCGCTTCACATTGTCTTGATTGCGCCTCAGCTAACACAGTACTTTCTAACTACCTAGTTGTAAAGGTACTACCagccttcctttttttcatCACACCAGTCTCAACTGACCAATGCATTCTCTGCCCATAACAACAGCCAGATGAGTTCGTCCCCCCACTCCTCACCATAGATATCTGAGTATCTAACCACCCCTATAGACCTTCGAGCGCCTCCCTCGAAGAAGAATGGACaaccgccaccgccctcgccgatAAACACTCTCGAACCCTACTCAGCATCGACTGCTCAGAACACCCAACCCACTGCGAAATCCAACCCTCCATgaccttcccctccatcttcctactccaagcaaacaaacccccaGTTAAATACCTCGGTCCCTTGCTATCCAAATCCTTGAATAACTTTCTGTCTCGGTCCACCCGTCTCCAGCCAACGCTCCTCACGCAAGTAGACGACCTTGCCAAGTTCAAAACCTCAGATGAGACAGTCTTTATTCTCTTTCTTCCCCGGCCGCAGGAGTTTGTTACCAGTGTATACGAAGACCTCGCCCAAAAGTACAAGAACGAGTTCACCTTTGGAactgtggtgggggttgatgaacTTCTCGAGAAGGAAAGGGTAGATTTGGAGTTGAAcggggtgctggtggtgtatAAACCCCTCGACGGTGAGACAGAAAAGCTTGACCTTACAACAGCCAActctggtgttgatgaggttgaaaAATTGTACCCCCCACCTTTCCATTTTACATGTCCACCCACT from Podospora pseudoanserina strain CBS 124.78 chromosome 7 map unlocalized CBS124.78p_7.2, whole genome shotgun sequence includes these protein-coding regions:
- the ALG8 gene encoding glycosyl transferase (EggNog:ENOG503NTZF; CAZy:GT57; COG:G); translated protein: MGEIYPTLAQCAVVAAAFKILLFPAYKSTDFEVHRNWLAITNSLPLWEWYYEKTSEWTLDYPPFFAYFEWIMSQVAKLADPAMLRVRNLEYASWETVYFQRLTVIITELLLVYALQLFVDSSHGTSKRAAQAAAFSILLSPGLLIIDHIHFQYNGCMYGILIWSLILARKKSTLLWSGLLFAALLCMKHIYLYLAPAYFVFLLRAYCLSPKSIFRIQFLNCVKLGGGIAAIFGVAFGPFALKGQIPQILSRLFPFSRGLCHAYWAPNVWAIYSFVDRVLIVLAPRIGLSVKSGALQSVTRGLVGDTAFAVLPDITPQVCFASTLIFQVIPLVRLFGQPSWDTFIGAVTLCGYASFLFGWHVHEKAILLVIIPFSLIALRDRRYLGAFRPLAVAGHVSLFPLLFTPAEFPIKTAYTIFWLILFLMAFDRLAPASSRPRFFLFDRFSTLYITVSIPLILYCSLLHGIIFGRSYEFLPLMFTSSYSAIGVVGSWVGFLVVYFTS
- a CDS encoding uncharacterized protein (COG:U; EggNog:ENOG503NUWN), translated to MRSPSSFAVLAAALAQAHAQYLVNDLSFGYGPRIAPEGQHQIPNYGMQGRPGLPELLSNKIILTPVAPGNQRGAVWSSNQLNQQNWIADVEFRANGPERGGGNLNIWLARDGAHVIGTESIYTVGRFDGLALVIDQHSGSGGMLRGFLNDGTTDYRSQHNVDSLAFGQCSFGYRNLGRPTQIKIRQTDQKFSIEVAGRPCLESDKIRLPPGYNVGITAASADTPDSFEVFKLVVLTDDSHHYGGSDNTQHHDSYASHQENTHQQDQHYQQQQQQEDPKRKMNFGRGGQAKIEDPYDNVIPDQDASTISTQQAQFADLHNRVQSINHHLSSIFRTLGQNHGVGEQRHAELSSMINDVKNFLHRLDKLDVLEHRMGDVERELRSLRSELSGKLRESENAIKYHVSDKHEALHEHVKEHAGTGHTKLILVIILSQAVLAGAFYMYKKRKSSPKKYL